In Aegilops tauschii subsp. strangulata cultivar AL8/78 chromosome 3, Aet v6.0, whole genome shotgun sequence, one genomic interval encodes:
- the LOC109778916 gene encoding large ribosomal subunit protein eL20, with protein MVAFRFHQYQVVGRALPTPGDEQPKIYRMKLWATNEVRAKSKFWYFLRKLKKVKKSNGQMLAINEIFEKNPTTIKNYGIWLRYQSRTGYHNMYKEYRDTTLNGAVEQMYTEMASRHRVRSPCIQIIKTATVNFKLCKRDNTKQFHNSKIKFPLVYQKVRPPTRKLKTTYKVTRPNLFM; from the exons ATGGTGGCCTTCAGG TTCCATCAGTACCAGGTGGTGGGTCGCGCGCTGCCGACGCCCGGCGATGAGCAGCCGAAGATCTACCGCATGAAGCTCTGGGCGACCAACGAGGTGCGCGCCAAGAGCAAGTTCTG GTATTTCCTGAGGAAGCTGAAGAAGGTGAAGAAGAGCAACGGCCAGATGCTCGCCATCAACGAG ATCTTTGAGAAGAACCCAACCACGATCAAGAACTATGGCATTTGGCTGCGTTACCAGAGCAGAACCGGCTACCACAACATGTACAAGGAGTACCGTGACACCACACTGAATGGTGCCGTGGAGCAGATGTACACTGAAATGGCCTCTCGCCACCGTGTGAGATCCCCCTGCATTCAGATCATCAAGACCGCGACTGTCAacttcaagctatgcaagagagACAACACCAAGCAGTTCCACAACTCCAAGATCAAGTTCCCCCTTGTGTACCAAAAGGTCAGGCCACCAACCAGGAAGCTGAAGACCACCTACAAGGTGACGAGGCCGAACCTGTTCATGTGA